Proteins found in one Microbacterium sp. LWS13-1.2 genomic segment:
- the purM gene encoding phosphoribosylformylglycinamidine cyclo-ligase, which translates to MKSAVRRTHGPEVLGGVGGFAGLFDATAFKAYDKPLLATSTDGVGTKVAIAQAIDKHDTIGQDLVGMVVDDIVVVGAKPLFMTDYIACGKVFPARIADIVRGIAAGCAATGTALVGGETAEHPGLLGVNDYDVAGAATGVVEASRVLGAERVRDGDVVLALASSGLHSNGYSLVRHIVAGSGIQYGDNAAEFGTTWGEALLEPTRLYTLPLLRLITETGDAVHSLSHVTGGGIAANLARVLPQGTWVEVDRSTWSPSPVFRVLADLGHLELEATEGTWNLGVGFLAVVSADKAAAAASALSREGIATWQVGVVQSGERADGHWEQGAKGVDGGAVRLVGAYADHSAH; encoded by the coding sequence ATGAAGTCCGCGGTGCGTCGCACCCACGGCCCCGAGGTGCTCGGGGGAGTCGGCGGGTTCGCCGGACTCTTCGACGCGACCGCCTTCAAGGCGTACGACAAGCCGCTGTTGGCCACCAGCACCGACGGCGTCGGCACGAAGGTCGCGATCGCCCAGGCCATCGACAAGCACGACACGATCGGCCAGGACCTCGTCGGCATGGTCGTCGACGACATCGTCGTGGTCGGCGCGAAGCCGCTGTTCATGACCGACTACATCGCGTGCGGCAAGGTCTTCCCGGCGCGCATCGCCGACATCGTCCGCGGCATCGCCGCCGGCTGCGCGGCGACCGGCACCGCACTCGTCGGCGGCGAGACCGCCGAGCACCCGGGTCTGCTGGGCGTCAACGACTACGACGTCGCGGGCGCCGCGACCGGCGTCGTCGAGGCCTCGCGCGTGCTGGGCGCCGAGCGCGTGCGCGACGGCGACGTGGTGCTGGCCCTCGCGAGCTCGGGACTGCACTCCAACGGCTACTCCCTCGTGCGGCACATCGTCGCCGGCTCCGGCATCCAATACGGAGACAACGCCGCCGAGTTCGGCACGACGTGGGGCGAGGCCCTTCTCGAGCCCACGCGGCTGTACACGCTGCCGCTGCTGCGCCTCATCACCGAGACCGGCGACGCGGTGCACTCCCTGAGCCATGTCACCGGCGGCGGCATCGCCGCCAACCTCGCACGCGTGCTTCCGCAGGGCACGTGGGTCGAGGTCGACCGCTCGACGTGGTCCCCCTCGCCGGTGTTCCGCGTGCTCGCCGACCTCGGACACCTCGAGCTCGAGGCCACCGAGGGAACCTGGAACCTGGGCGTCGGGTTCCTCGCGGTCGTGTCCGCCGACAAGGCGGCCGCCGCGGCATCCGCTCTCTCCCGCGAGGGCATCGCGACCTGGCAGGTGGGCGTCGTGCAGAGCGGCGAGCGCGCCGACGGCCACTGGGAGCAGGGCGCCAAGGGCGTCGACGGCGGCGCCGTGCGCCTCGTCGGCGCGTATGCAGACCACTCGGCTCACTGA
- the purF gene encoding amidophosphoribosyltransferase produces the protein MCGIVGVVGRGSANQEIYDALLLLQHRGQDSTGIATAERSGVVHQHKTRGQVRESFRTRDMRALLGEIGLGHVRYATKGTASNEEEAQPFYVNAPYGIVLVHNGNLTNTRELTEELFHKDRRHLNTSSDTELLVNVLANELQASISGLELDPTQVFQAVNRVHERVEGSYAAIALIAGYGLLAFRDPFGIRPLILGTRKHADGHYEWVVTSESLVLENGEFEIVRDVDPGEAVFIDLEGNLHTQQCATDPKLVPCSFEYVYLARPDSVMNGISVYEARLRMGDRLADTIAKYTPREAIDVVMPIPDSSRPAAMQVARKLGVEYREGFYKNRYVGRTFIMPGQAVRKKSVRQKLNAMSSEFKGKHVLLIDDSIVRGTTSKEIIQMARDAGAKSVTFASAAPPVRYPHVYGINMPSRHELVAHGRTIPEIADELGADFVVYQEVDDLKAAILEGSDVEDLDMSCFDGRYITGTVTDEYLAWVEGSQES, from the coding sequence ATGTGCGGAATCGTAGGAGTGGTGGGCCGTGGGTCCGCCAACCAGGAGATCTACGACGCCCTTCTGCTCCTGCAGCACCGCGGACAGGATTCCACCGGCATCGCGACCGCCGAGCGCAGCGGGGTCGTGCACCAGCACAAGACCCGCGGCCAGGTGCGCGAGTCGTTCCGCACCCGCGACATGCGGGCGCTGCTCGGCGAGATCGGGCTCGGGCACGTGCGCTACGCGACGAAGGGCACCGCGTCCAATGAGGAAGAGGCCCAGCCCTTCTACGTGAACGCGCCCTACGGCATCGTGCTCGTACACAACGGCAACCTCACCAACACGCGCGAGCTCACCGAGGAGCTGTTCCACAAGGATCGTCGCCACCTCAACACGTCGTCCGACACCGAGCTGCTCGTCAACGTGCTGGCGAACGAGCTGCAGGCGTCGATCTCGGGGCTCGAACTCGACCCGACGCAGGTGTTCCAGGCCGTCAACCGTGTGCACGAGCGCGTCGAGGGCTCGTACGCGGCCATCGCCCTGATCGCGGGCTACGGTCTGCTGGCGTTCCGCGACCCGTTCGGCATCCGTCCGCTCATCCTCGGCACGCGCAAGCACGCCGACGGACATTACGAGTGGGTCGTCACGAGCGAGTCGCTGGTGCTCGAGAACGGCGAGTTCGAGATCGTGCGCGACGTCGATCCGGGCGAAGCAGTGTTCATCGACCTCGAGGGCAACCTCCACACGCAGCAGTGCGCCACCGACCCGAAGCTCGTACCGTGCTCGTTCGAGTACGTGTATCTCGCGCGACCCGACTCGGTCATGAACGGCATCTCGGTGTACGAGGCGCGCCTGCGCATGGGCGACCGGCTCGCCGACACCATCGCGAAGTACACCCCGCGCGAGGCGATCGACGTGGTCATGCCCATCCCCGACTCGTCCCGCCCCGCGGCCATGCAGGTGGCGCGCAAGCTGGGCGTGGAGTACCGCGAGGGCTTCTACAAGAACCGCTACGTCGGCCGGACCTTCATCATGCCCGGCCAGGCGGTGCGCAAGAAGAGCGTGCGCCAGAAGCTCAACGCGATGTCGAGCGAGTTCAAGGGCAAGCACGTGCTCCTCATCGACGACTCCATCGTGCGCGGCACGACGTCGAAGGAGATCATCCAGATGGCGCGGGATGCCGGGGCCAAGAGCGTCACGTTCGCCTCGGCGGCGCCGCCCGTGCGCTACCCGCACGTGTACGGCATCAACATGCCCTCGCGTCACGAGCTCGTCGCCCACGGCCGCACGATCCCGGAGATCGCGGATGAGCTCGGCGCCGACTTCGTCGTCTACCAGGAGGTCGACGACCTCAAGGCGGCGATTCTCGAGGGCTCCGACGTCGAGGACCTCGACATGAGTTGCTTCGACGGCCGCTACATCACCGGCACCGTCACCGACGAGTATCTCGCCTGGGTGGAGGGCTCGCAGGAGAGCTGA
- a CDS encoding TetR/AcrR family transcriptional regulator, with product MAIETQPVGRRERNKQDKLQRITAAARELFTEHGVDEVTTQQIADKADIGTGTLFLYAKNKGELLLLVQNSSYVDALAEGRAAAEAVADPLEAVITIIRPVVECNRVQIDNGRTYLREIVFGDPEEPYHREALALTVQTEEAVAAVLQRDQRTGQDDAATLAHVISAIMFVSMAATVNIALSVDEIVDDIRRQVRVILPA from the coding sequence ATGGCCATCGAGACCCAGCCGGTCGGTCGACGCGAGCGCAACAAGCAGGACAAGCTCCAGCGCATCACGGCCGCGGCCCGAGAGCTCTTCACCGAGCACGGCGTCGACGAGGTCACGACCCAGCAGATCGCCGACAAGGCCGACATCGGCACGGGGACGCTGTTCCTGTACGCCAAAAACAAGGGCGAGCTGCTCCTCCTGGTGCAGAACTCCAGCTACGTCGACGCACTGGCCGAAGGGCGCGCCGCCGCGGAGGCCGTGGCGGACCCGCTCGAGGCGGTGATCACGATCATCCGCCCGGTCGTCGAGTGCAACCGGGTGCAGATCGACAATGGGCGCACCTACCTGCGCGAGATCGTCTTCGGCGATCCCGAAGAGCCCTACCACCGCGAAGCTCTCGCCCTCACGGTTCAGACCGAGGAGGCGGTCGCGGCCGTCCTGCAGCGCGACCAGCGCACGGGCCAGGACGATGCGGCCACGCTCGCGCACGTGATCTCCGCCATCATGTTCGTCAGCATGGCGGCCACCGTGAACATCGCCCTCTCGGTCGACGAGATCGTGGACGACATCCGCCGTCAGGTGCGGGTCATCCTTCCCGCCTGA
- a CDS encoding MFS transporter, protein MSSPSSRPLWQGRALALVGIVLFAFSLRSAVASLSPLYDHIAVDFDVPASVIGLIGTAPPVCYAVFGLLTPALERRFGLERLAVVAMVVVGLGLIVRSLAPGAGLLLTGTALIFAAVGVGNILLPPLVKRYFPDRVGLMTTVYSTTMALATFLPPLVAVPVADASDWHVSLGLWAVFALVATVPWVGLAVRHAAAEKSRAAAASDDDIEQPSPRAFGRMWRLPIAWALLVGFAVASTLAYTAFAWLPTMLVDIAGVTPAVAGVLLALFGFMGLPASLAVPLLVTRAGATRALVSVAVGTGLAGIAGLLFAPTAAPWLWVALFGLAPLLFPMILVLLGLRTRTHEGAVALSGFVQSGGYAIAALFPVGIGLLHDATDSWTAPLIVLAAVVAAAIPAGVVAAQPHNVEDDWERRHGAW, encoded by the coding sequence GTGAGCTCCCCCTCGTCCCGACCCCTCTGGCAGGGGCGAGCGCTCGCCCTCGTGGGCATCGTGCTGTTCGCCTTCTCACTGCGCTCGGCAGTCGCATCGCTGTCGCCGCTGTACGACCACATCGCGGTCGACTTCGACGTGCCGGCCTCGGTGATCGGCCTCATCGGCACTGCACCGCCGGTCTGCTACGCCGTGTTCGGCCTCCTCACGCCGGCCCTGGAACGGCGGTTCGGGCTCGAACGGCTGGCCGTCGTGGCGATGGTCGTCGTGGGGCTCGGACTGATCGTCCGCAGCCTCGCACCGGGCGCCGGTCTGCTGCTGACCGGCACGGCTCTGATCTTCGCCGCGGTCGGCGTGGGCAACATCCTGCTGCCGCCGCTCGTGAAGCGGTACTTCCCCGACCGCGTCGGCCTGATGACGACCGTCTACTCGACGACGATGGCGCTCGCGACCTTCCTACCGCCCCTCGTTGCCGTGCCGGTCGCGGATGCCTCGGACTGGCACGTCTCGCTGGGGCTCTGGGCCGTCTTCGCTCTGGTGGCCACCGTGCCGTGGGTCGGACTGGCCGTACGCCACGCCGCCGCCGAGAAGAGCCGCGCAGCAGCGGCATCCGACGACGACATCGAGCAGCCCAGTCCCCGCGCCTTCGGACGCATGTGGCGGTTGCCGATCGCATGGGCGCTGCTCGTGGGCTTCGCCGTGGCGAGCACCCTCGCCTACACGGCGTTCGCGTGGCTGCCGACGATGCTCGTCGACATCGCGGGCGTCACGCCCGCTGTGGCCGGGGTGCTGCTGGCGCTGTTCGGTTTCATGGGCCTGCCCGCGTCACTGGCCGTGCCTCTGCTGGTCACGCGGGCCGGCGCGACGCGCGCGCTCGTCAGCGTCGCCGTCGGGACGGGCCTGGCGGGCATCGCGGGCCTTCTCTTCGCGCCGACCGCCGCGCCGTGGCTGTGGGTCGCGCTGTTCGGCCTCGCGCCGCTGCTGTTCCCGATGATCCTGGTGCTTCTGGGCCTGCGCACCCGCACCCACGAGGGCGCGGTGGCGCTCAGCGGCTTCGTGCAGAGCGGCGGCTACGCGATCGCGGCGCTCTTCCCCGTCGGCATCGGGCTCCTCCACGACGCGACCGACTCGTGGACCGCCCCGCTCATCGTGCTGGCCGCCGTGGTCGCCGCAGCGATCCCCGCCGGCGTCGTGGCGGCGCAGCCGCACAACGTCGAGGACGACTGGGAGCGGCGACACGGCGCCTGGTGA
- a CDS encoding DUF3073 domain-containing protein translates to MGRGRQKAKHTKIARELKYDTYNVNYSALERELGHHEDEFVDKWADQYNDEDEDETSPVSSSQA, encoded by the coding sequence ATGGGGCGTGGCCGTCAGAAGGCGAAGCACACCAAGATCGCCCGTGAGCTGAAGTACGACACGTACAACGTGAACTACTCGGCACTCGAGCGCGAGCTCGGTCACCATGAAGACGAGTTCGTCGACAAGTGGGCCGACCAGTACAACGACGAAGACGAGGACGAGACCTCGCCTGTCTCGTCGTCGCAGGCGTAA
- a CDS encoding universal stress protein produces MTDEASEPEGDATSDESLHGAVIVGVIPDQSTRVLKEGARYAKLFQVPLVVVHVDVTRFVTYEDPDGYIHSAPIDINIAAGEGELAKVQDAAASVLGDAGPRWTVRQLVGDPAMAIKHFADQIDARLIVVGTRKRGFGESVREFFTGSVGVRLAHRQHRSILIVPLGEPVPDDEEIWPA; encoded by the coding sequence ATGACCGATGAGGCATCCGAGCCCGAAGGCGATGCGACGAGTGACGAGAGCCTCCACGGCGCCGTGATCGTGGGAGTGATCCCCGACCAGTCCACGCGCGTCCTGAAGGAGGGGGCTCGCTACGCGAAGCTGTTCCAGGTGCCGCTGGTCGTGGTCCACGTCGACGTGACGCGCTTCGTCACGTACGAAGACCCCGACGGGTACATCCACTCCGCGCCGATCGACATCAACATCGCGGCTGGCGAGGGTGAGCTCGCGAAGGTGCAGGATGCCGCGGCATCCGTCCTCGGTGATGCCGGGCCGCGGTGGACCGTCCGCCAGCTGGTCGGCGACCCCGCGATGGCGATCAAGCACTTCGCCGACCAGATCGACGCCCGGCTGATCGTCGTCGGCACGCGCAAGCGCGGTTTCGGCGAGTCGGTCCGTGAGTTCTTCACCGGCTCGGTCGGCGTGCGCCTGGCGCACCGGCAGCACCGCTCGATCCTGATCGTGCCGCTCGGGGAGCCCGTGCCCGACGACGAGGAGATCTGGCCCGCCTGA
- a CDS encoding PadR family transcriptional regulator, producing MTPVFSHGDLRLYLLNLLDEGPRHGYDIMQALSDRTGGTYTPSAGTIYPRLAKLEEEGLVTKSVEGRKTVYAITEAGHAEVQSRAGDLEGIEAGLADSVRLIADEVRGSVREAMKSLRADLAAASREERKTTPQPSGEDDPRVRSREQMQRLDAVVNEFRANVRGDVRVHVARGGELAASLVDQVASELDRVARDITRTLRG from the coding sequence ATGACTCCGGTCTTCTCGCACGGCGATCTGCGCCTGTATCTGCTGAACCTGCTCGATGAAGGGCCGCGCCACGGCTACGACATCATGCAGGCTCTGTCGGACCGCACCGGGGGCACCTACACTCCGAGCGCCGGCACCATCTATCCACGTCTGGCGAAGCTCGAAGAGGAGGGGCTCGTGACCAAGTCCGTCGAGGGCCGCAAGACCGTGTACGCGATCACCGAGGCGGGCCACGCCGAGGTCCAGTCGCGCGCGGGCGACCTCGAGGGCATCGAGGCCGGGCTGGCCGACTCGGTGCGTCTCATCGCCGACGAGGTGCGCGGAAGCGTCCGCGAGGCGATGAAGAGCCTGCGCGCCGACCTGGCTGCCGCCTCTCGCGAGGAGCGCAAGACGACGCCGCAGCCGTCCGGCGAGGACGACCCGCGCGTGCGCAGCCGCGAGCAGATGCAGCGGCTCGACGCCGTGGTCAACGAGTTCCGCGCGAACGTCCGCGGCGACGTCCGCGTGCACGTGGCGCGAGGCGGCGAGCTCGCCGCTTCCCTCGTCGACCAGGTCGCGAGCGAGCTCGACCGCGTCGCCCGCGACATCACACGCACCCTGCGCGGCTGA
- a CDS encoding MerR family transcriptional regulator, which produces MDEQEWSIQQIAKLAGTTSRTLRHYDDIGLLPPSSIGHNGYRYYDRTALVRLQRILLLRELGLGLPQIADVLERETAEESALEAHLAWLRQEQDRLTRQIASVQNTIEALRGGEGLMAENMFDGFDHTQYKDEVEDRWGKKAYADSDRWWRSMSADEKAAWQERVADLGREWIAAAEAGIAPDSDEAQALAKRHVEWLTGIPGTPAAAAGSGGGDIKGYVLGLGEMYVADPRFGANYATSEGGTHGAEFVRDALRVYAEAQL; this is translated from the coding sequence ATGGACGAGCAGGAATGGTCTATCCAGCAGATCGCGAAACTGGCGGGCACCACCAGCCGGACGCTCCGCCACTACGACGACATCGGGTTGCTGCCGCCGTCGAGCATCGGCCACAACGGCTACCGCTACTACGACCGGACGGCACTCGTGCGGCTGCAGCGCATCCTGCTGCTGCGCGAGCTCGGGCTGGGGCTCCCCCAGATCGCCGACGTGCTCGAACGCGAGACCGCCGAGGAGTCGGCTCTCGAGGCCCACCTGGCGTGGCTCCGCCAGGAGCAGGACCGGCTGACGCGGCAGATCGCGTCGGTGCAGAACACCATCGAAGCACTGAGAGGAGGTGAAGGACTGATGGCAGAGAACATGTTCGACGGCTTCGACCACACGCAGTACAAGGACGAGGTCGAGGACCGCTGGGGCAAGAAGGCGTACGCCGACAGCGACCGCTGGTGGCGCTCGATGAGCGCCGACGAGAAGGCCGCGTGGCAAGAGCGCGTCGCCGACCTCGGCCGGGAATGGATCGCGGCCGCGGAGGCCGGGATCGCCCCCGACAGCGACGAGGCTCAGGCGCTCGCGAAGCGCCACGTCGAGTGGTTGACCGGGATCCCGGGAACGCCGGCCGCTGCGGCCGGCTCCGGCGGTGGAGACATCAAGGGCTACGTGCTGGGTCTCGGCGAGATGTACGTGGCCGATCCGCGCTTCGGCGCCAACTACGCGACGAGCGAGGGCGGCACCCACGGCGCCGAGTTCGTCCGCGACGCGCTCCGCGTGTACGCGGAGGCGCAGCTCTAG
- a CDS encoding SDR family oxidoreductase, which produces MSTSPSTDPTTAHHDGAFPPQEQEQPGLTNETRPRPDHGERSYRGSLRLAERRALITGGDSGIGRAVAIAFAREGADVALTYLPEEQEDADETTRWITEAGTRALPLGGDLREEDFCADIVDRTVGEFGGLDVLVLNAAYQKDRDRIDTLETAEWDRVFRTNLYAQMFTARAAVPHLAPGSSIIVTTSIQAFNPSPGLIDYAMTKAAQVAFIKALAQELGPKGIRVNGVAPGPIWTPLIPATGWDAERLGSFGQDTPLGRAGQPAELAGAYVYLASDDATYTSGAILPVTGGKGL; this is translated from the coding sequence ATGAGCACATCGCCGTCCACGGATCCGACGACCGCCCACCACGACGGAGCCTTTCCTCCGCAGGAGCAGGAGCAGCCCGGCCTGACGAACGAGACGCGTCCCCGACCGGACCACGGCGAGCGCTCGTATCGGGGCTCGCTGCGCCTCGCCGAGCGCCGGGCCCTCATCACGGGCGGCGATTCCGGGATCGGCCGCGCCGTGGCGATCGCTTTCGCGCGGGAGGGTGCCGACGTCGCACTGACCTACCTCCCCGAGGAGCAGGAAGACGCCGACGAGACCACCCGCTGGATCACCGAGGCCGGAACGCGTGCCCTGCCGCTCGGTGGCGACCTGCGCGAGGAGGACTTCTGCGCCGACATCGTCGACCGTACCGTCGGCGAGTTCGGCGGCCTCGACGTGCTCGTGCTGAACGCCGCGTATCAGAAGGATCGCGACCGCATCGACACTCTCGAGACGGCGGAGTGGGACCGCGTGTTCCGCACCAACCTGTACGCGCAGATGTTCACCGCGCGCGCGGCGGTGCCGCACCTCGCGCCCGGGTCGTCGATCATCGTGACGACCTCTATCCAGGCGTTCAACCCCTCGCCCGGACTGATCGACTACGCGATGACCAAAGCTGCGCAGGTCGCCTTCATCAAGGCGCTCGCGCAGGAGCTGGGCCCGAAGGGCATCCGTGTGAACGGCGTCGCCCCGGGACCCATCTGGACACCCCTCATCCCGGCGACGGGGTGGGATGCCGAGCGCCTCGGGTCGTTCGGCCAGGACACGCCCCTGGGCAGGGCGGGACAGCCCGCCGAGCTCGCCGGTGCCTACGTGTACCTGGCGAGCGACGACGCGACGTACACATCGGGCGCGATCCTGCCGGTCACCGGGGGCAAGGGCCTGTGA
- a CDS encoding Rho termination factor N-terminal domain-containing protein: MPGRRGSSLKDREMYEELRDEGASKEKAARISNAAASQGRKTVGRRGANAKDYDDRTVPELRKRAKELGIKGYSGKKKSELISMIRNH; the protein is encoded by the coding sequence ATGCCAGGACGACGCGGGTCCAGCCTCAAGGACCGCGAGATGTACGAGGAGCTCCGCGACGAGGGGGCCTCGAAGGAGAAGGCCGCCCGCATCTCGAACGCCGCCGCGAGCCAAGGCCGCAAGACGGTAGGCCGGCGCGGCGCGAACGCGAAGGACTACGACGATCGCACCGTGCCCGAGCTGCGCAAGCGCGCCAAGGAGCTGGGCATCAAGGGCTACTCGGGCAAGAAGAAGTCCGAGCTCATCTCGATGATCCGCAACCACTGA
- a CDS encoding DNA topoisomerase IB yields the protein MAKLVRSRPYEDPGFGRLRAGSGFRYVDPKGRAPGPRHLARIQALVIPPAWQDVWISARAEGHIQAVGVDDAGRRQYLYHPDWTAGRDRGKFARALALAEALPRARARVTTSLRRDALDRERVLAVAFRLLDDAAPRIGSERYLAAHGSRGLTTLQRRDASVEASVVSLTFPGKSGKRQLLEIDDADLAPAVELLAAGRSRSPLLAWQRGGRRVPLTPAEVNAYVRSLTGGRFTAKDFRTLRGTILAADALARIGTVDTKTELKRAETLAVRATAEALGNTPAVARGSYIDSRVFARYRDGHLLDLSITPESAIRSLLRPGR from the coding sequence ATGGCGAAACTCGTCCGCTCCCGACCCTACGAGGATCCGGGCTTTGGCCGGCTGCGCGCGGGATCGGGCTTCCGCTATGTCGATCCAAAGGGCCGCGCTCCGGGACCTCGACATCTCGCCCGTATCCAGGCGCTGGTGATCCCGCCCGCCTGGCAGGACGTCTGGATCAGCGCCCGTGCGGAGGGACACATCCAAGCGGTCGGTGTCGATGACGCGGGCCGCCGGCAGTACCTGTACCACCCGGACTGGACGGCGGGCCGCGACCGCGGCAAGTTCGCGCGGGCGCTCGCGCTCGCCGAGGCGCTGCCCCGCGCGCGAGCGCGGGTCACGACGTCCCTCCGACGCGACGCCCTCGACCGCGAGCGGGTGCTTGCGGTCGCATTCCGGCTTCTGGACGACGCGGCGCCGCGCATCGGGTCGGAGCGCTACCTCGCCGCGCACGGCAGTCGCGGTCTCACGACGCTGCAGCGGCGCGACGCCTCGGTGGAGGCCTCCGTCGTGTCGCTGACGTTCCCCGGCAAGAGCGGCAAGCGGCAGCTGCTCGAGATCGACGACGCGGACCTCGCCCCCGCGGTCGAGCTGCTGGCCGCGGGGCGCTCGCGCTCGCCGCTGCTCGCGTGGCAGCGCGGCGGACGCCGGGTGCCCCTCACGCCGGCCGAGGTCAACGCGTACGTGCGGTCGCTCACCGGTGGACGGTTCACGGCGAAGGACTTCCGGACCCTGCGCGGCACGATCCTCGCGGCCGACGCGCTGGCGCGCATCGGCACGGTCGACACGAAGACCGAACTCAAGCGGGCCGAGACGCTCGCGGTACGGGCGACGGCCGAGGCGCTCGGCAACACACCGGCGGTCGCGCGCGGCTCGTACATCGACTCCCGCGTGTTCGCGCGGTATCGCGACGGGCATCTGCTCGACCTGTCGATCACTCCCGAGTCCGCCATCCGCAGCCTGCTCCGCCCCGGCCGCTGA
- a CDS encoding CrcB family protein gives MPQPVDPRVLGATVAGGMIGVFARALIVAPVHDPAAVPWVTLGINVAGSLILGIVVGWLDDRRPLARAFLGTGILGGFTTYSAFAVATGLWVTTPWLAAGLAAASVAGGLAGALAGLFLGRRIADRPGSVEFPEDAE, from the coding sequence ATGCCGCAGCCCGTCGATCCGCGCGTGCTCGGGGCCACTGTGGCGGGAGGGATGATCGGCGTATTCGCGCGCGCGCTCATCGTCGCGCCTGTCCACGATCCGGCGGCGGTGCCGTGGGTGACGCTCGGCATCAACGTCGCCGGATCGCTGATCCTCGGGATCGTGGTTGGCTGGCTCGATGACCGCCGCCCGCTCGCCCGGGCGTTCCTCGGCACTGGGATCCTGGGCGGCTTCACGACCTACAGCGCGTTCGCAGTCGCGACGGGGCTGTGGGTCACCACGCCGTGGCTCGCCGCGGGGCTGGCCGCGGCATCCGTCGCCGGAGGACTGGCGGGCGCGCTCGCCGGACTCTTCCTCGGACGCCGGATCGCGGACCGGCCGGGCAGCGTCGAATTCCCCGAGGACGCCGAGTGA
- a CDS encoding CrcB family protein: MSPWLLLAALAGGVGAGLRYVVDRLLTPAGGMGFPWGILVVNVSGSFALGVITGLGAVIAPELSLVLGLGLLGGYTTFSTVSVETMLIAQRRRRRDAALNLFGTLALAVLAAGLGLLLGGGLAAL; the protein is encoded by the coding sequence GTGAGCCCGTGGCTGCTGCTCGCCGCGCTCGCCGGCGGTGTAGGCGCCGGACTCCGTTACGTCGTCGACCGGCTGCTCACGCCGGCGGGTGGGATGGGGTTCCCGTGGGGGATCCTCGTGGTGAACGTCTCGGGGTCCTTCGCCCTCGGGGTGATCACCGGGCTCGGTGCCGTCATCGCTCCCGAACTGTCGCTGGTGCTCGGTCTCGGCCTTCTGGGGGGCTACACGACCTTCAGCACCGTCTCCGTCGAGACGATGCTGATCGCCCAGCGGAGACGCCGGCGGGATGCCGCGCTCAACCTGTTCGGCACGCTGGCACTCGCGGTGCTCGCCGCGGGCCTCGGACTCCTGCTCGGCGGCGGGCTCGCGGCGCTCTGA
- a CDS encoding VOC family protein gives MAIKLENVGIAVRDLDATIAFFTDLGLTVVGRDTVSGEWTDTAVGLDGNHARIAMLQTPDGRGQLELFEYIHPEAIETEPTLPNEIGMHRVAFSVDDIDEALEIAARHGCHPLRGVATYQDVYKLTYLRGPSGILVMLAEELKKN, from the coding sequence ATGGCCATCAAACTCGAGAATGTCGGCATCGCCGTGCGCGACCTCGATGCGACCATCGCGTTCTTCACCGACCTCGGTCTCACGGTGGTCGGCCGCGACACGGTCAGCGGGGAGTGGACCGACACCGCCGTCGGACTCGACGGGAACCACGCCAGAATCGCGATGCTGCAGACGCCCGACGGCCGTGGCCAGCTCGAGCTCTTCGAGTACATCCATCCCGAAGCGATCGAGACCGAGCCCACGCTCCCCAACGAGATCGGCATGCACCGGGTGGCCTTCTCCGTCGACGACATCGACGAAGCCCTCGAGATCGCCGCGAGACACGGCTGCCATCCGCTGCGCGGCGTGGCCACCTACCAGGACGTCTACAAGCTCACCTACCTCCGCGGTCCCAGCGGCATCCTGGTGATGCTCGCCGAGGAGCTGAAGAAGAACTGA
- a CDS encoding YkvA family protein, whose translation MWWRFVRAVKRREHRVAPTTWVVAIAAVVYTFAPIDLIPELLLGPLGFADDLGVWGIFAVLFAREQHRWQSALASH comes from the coding sequence ATGTGGTGGAGGTTTGTCAGGGCGGTCAAGCGCCGCGAGCACCGTGTCGCGCCGACGACATGGGTCGTCGCGATCGCCGCTGTCGTCTACACGTTCGCGCCGATCGATCTGATCCCCGAGCTGCTGCTGGGACCACTCGGCTTCGCCGACGACCTCGGCGTGTGGGGCATCTTCGCCGTGCTCTTCGCCCGCGAGCAGCACCGGTGGCAGTCCGCCCTCGCGTCGCACTAG